A region of Pieris rapae chromosome 20, ilPieRapa1.1, whole genome shotgun sequence DNA encodes the following proteins:
- the LOC111000820 gene encoding uncharacterized protein LOC111000820: MVFTDFITETRRKWLQAFKIFKGKNKKSNNRISPDTSTSTPVEGDVDVNFCGCRKSLTPVNLSEYSETTSECHSSYASYGSNHTGLRRYARSVSNSDSAYDSMRSSPAQTRPAYYATATYLNVNDSEDSSSIHTEYTMLDYEDTEDEDAQNMINESIEHGAL, encoded by the exons ATGGTGTTCACCGACTTTATCACCGAGACGAGAAGGAAGTGGTTGCAG GCCTTCAAAATATTCAAGGGCAAGAACAAGAAAAGCAACAATCGTATCTCACCAGATACATCCACATCTACACCTGTCGAAGGAGATGTCGATGTCAACTTCTGCGGGTGCCGTAAAAGCCTAACCCCAGTTAACTTATCCGAATACTCAGAGACCACATCAGAGTGTCACAGTAGCTACGCCAGCTACGGCAGTAACCACACAGGTCTACGTAGATACGCGAGATCTGTATCAAACAGCGACTCGGCCTACGATTCTATGCGCAGCAGCCCCGCCCAAACGAGGCCTGCGTACTATGCTACAGCCACATACTTAAATGTCAATGACTCAGAAGATAGTTCGAGTATACACACAGAGTATACAATGCTAGATTACGAAGATACAGAGGATGAGGATGCACAGAATATGATTAATGAAAGCATTGAACACGGCGCCTTATGA